In Camelina sativa cultivar DH55 chromosome 13, Cs, whole genome shotgun sequence, the genomic window cattctgcaaattctttttcttctgatcaATGGGAGAGCCAGGTGTCCATGTGTTATGAGAACCAGCCACTGGGCTTCTCTTTTCTAGTTACATAAATTGTCATTcatgattgcaatatttgaccAACGCCCATTCTAGccaatatattattaaaatttatcataGCATTATGTAAACTTGTTTGTAGGAAGAATGTGAAGATTTGCAGCAGAGAATAAAGAACGAGCTTCTTAAGAAGCCTACAATTGTAAGTTttcccattttgttgtggtttgACAGATATTTATTTTCAGCCTTCTCTGTTAGATTTCATTTATAAATCCCATCGACTTGCTAGCCTTGCTGTCATGGCGTTTCAGATTTTGTAGTTCTTAAATCATAGTTCATTTTGAACCTTCAATAGgtggagatggaagaaaaagcTAGAAGTTTACATGAAGATCAGACAAAACACGTATGTTTGCGAACATCCTCTCGTGCTTCATTTCTGTATATCTTATTCATCATGCTTATGAATGTGACTACAATGATAGCACATGAAGCACAGTCCTTTTTACAATTATCAACTTTTAACTGTTAAGCAGAAAAAAGCGACTTGTGgtctttcatttttctaactGACCGTCAATTTTTGGTGACTGCCTTTTTAGTGGCTTGGAAGAGAAATTATTCAGTTACAAAGGCTTATTGATCGGGCCAATGAGAAGGGATGGCGAAGAGAATATCCTTCTATGACGTTATAATATGTttctattgttttaattttcaatgAAGAATATTGTTACGTTGAAAGTGATAATGAGAtctgaaataagaaaaaacgtCTTTGATTAGAGTTTTTCCTTGATTTATTGAGTTGTTACGCTGTCTGAGTACCTGGAGAAGAAGGTTCTCCTTCAAAATCCAGAAGAACAGGCCCGGCTATTCCGTGAAGTTCCAGAAGTTATTGAAGAGAAACTTGTACCAAACCCTGAAGCGTCCCCTGAGGCTCATAATAGTGACAACGAGCAACAATTGAGTGAATCTCCATTATCGTGCATCCAAGAAACCCCAGAAGTCCGCAACCTCTTTGGTGGAGAAGATCAACAATGTAATGGCTATCTAATATCAAACCCCAGCACAACTCCGGGAATCACGTCTCATGCTATGGAAATAAACGAGAGATTGCCAACTTGGATTGCTTCTACAGGTGCGTCATAACATTTATAAGGTTACTTGTTTTACTGTGTTGCATCTTACCATCATTGTTCATGCTACTCATCTTTAGCTTTGACTTGTCTTGCCTGTGACGGTATACTTGCATCTTATCTGCCTTCTATTGTTATGGATGTTGAGAAGACAGTGATATTACTGCTCTGcaatagaaaattttagatatacctgaaaattgtaaaattcaagCCATAGGAATTGATTATTGAAACTTCAAAAAGCCGAGCAAAGAATGCTAGTGAAAATTGAAGAGAGATATAACAATCTCTTTGTAGCTATGCTGGTTTTCAGAAAGAAATTGGCATAGGGATCTTTTAAAGATTCGAGATTGATTTGCGTCAACTGGTTGGTCTGATTTATTATATTGTATAGTATTCAAACCTGTTTTAAAAGGATGAGATGGTTCTGCAATTGATACCAACCCCCATTCTTCTGAATTTACAGGTGATGAATATCTTCATGGAGATGTGGAGCAGCCAGCAAATGGCATCACTGGAGGAGAGACGCCGATTAAAGAGTCTGAAGTTTCTCAGCTTCAGTCAAGTATATCAGTAACTAATCCCAACAACGTATCTCAAGCTCAACCAAATCCATCAGAGATAATCGAACTGagcgatgatgaagaagatgacaacGATGATGGAGAGACCCTTGACCCTAGAGTTGAAGATGTTCAGGTTCCGTGTTATGATAAAGAGAAGTTAAACTGGTTATACAACGATCCGCAGGGTCATATACAGGGACCTTTCTCCCTCATGCAACTCAAAGCTTGGAGCGACGCAGATTACTTCAGCAGAACCTTCAGGGTTTGGATGACAGGACAAAGCATGGAATCGGCAGTTTTACTAACCGATGTTCTTCGTCGAGTTTAACTAATGGAATACTTGGAAGACTATTAGATTCAGTCAagagtggtttgagttagctgTTACCGTCTGTTTTTATTTTCGAATTGCTGCAGTAGGTTTTGCTCCTCCTTTTAAGTAAACAGCGAATGAAAAAAGGATGTGAAGCTCACAGAGTGTTATATAACCTTTGACTCCATGAGTATAAACAATTGTTTGATCCCATCATTGATTTTGCAGAATCTTGTCTTACATTTATAGTAAATCTTGTTGGAAAAAGTCTGAAacaggaagaaaaaaagagatatggaaatTAAACTAATGTTTGATAACGAGTGTTTTCCAAATAAGCATAGGTGTTAATTTGGTTTATGTGATTTAACGTTACATGTATTCTCTCATTTCATATTGCTTGGTAGTTttaccaaaattaaaaagattgtttcacaccaattttttctttttttctttttcaacctattttatctataattaatacgctataatataaaataaaattttaactctaaaaagaaaaataaaaacgaaaaaatataaaataattattacgctattttatttgatatacataactaagttaaaaaaagttgcaaatataaaacaacaaatagtatgaaataaaaaatctaattctaaaagaaaaataaaaaaaaaaactaaaaatagttATTGCactattttgtttgatataagtaataaattttgtaaatacaaaacgacaaataatatgaaacaaaatttaattctaAAACGACAAATAAAACGGAAGtcgtataaaataattattcaaaaattgagAGTAAAATCAAACTataattagttacaaaaaaaaaagaaaaatagaaaaccaaaagttattacaataaaagaaaaaaaaaacaaataaatttggtgtaataataatgataaataatttaaagacaGTAATGAGTAAGAGTGCTGAATATTCTAAATCTAATAAAACACtattaaagagaagaaaacaactTTAATAATTAGAAttggaaccaaaaaaataaaattgagaaaCCCAATTCTGAGGTCACCACAACTCTCACATACAACTCCATAAGAGAGTTtgctcgaagaagaagaagatgcagaaacattttaaaatccatttttgtttccttttcgtATGATTCGAAACTCATCATTCCTTCTCTAAATCATACACTATACTTTCTTAACCTTAATCTCAATCTCCAAgctcgtttttttttcaattctcaCTAGTATTGAAAATCTCGAAGCTTCTCTTCGGATAATAATACCTTAAATGGGTGATTAGTTACTCGAAAACCTAGATGAGATTTTGAGAACTAGTCCGGAATTGGAGCcgtgttgtgtttttttttttttgggggttcaGTTTCTCTCGAGGGGTTCGATTTCGGATTCGTGAAATATGGACAACGGCCATGAGGAAAGATTTGCCCAGAGGTTTTCAGGAGTGGGTCTCGGAGAATCTTCTGGTTCCCATGAAAACGACGTTAAAAACGATAGCTTGTTTCAAGTTATCAAAGCTGTTGAAGCAGCAGAAGCCACAATCAAGCAGCAGgtatctctttcttcttatttagATTCATTATCTCCTCTTGTGTCTCTGAAATTGTTTCAAATGAGAACACTTTTTTACTTTAGAGGAACTCTGCTCAATCACTTCATGTTGTCACTTTAAGATATTTCCAAGGTTATGTGTAAGTTTCTTTAGGGCATATTAGTATATCTGAAGAAAATGTAGGTTGGTTTGCTCTTAACTAATGCCAGGGAATAGAAAGTAGTATACTTTGGTTGTAAGGTCAATTTAtgaatttcttgtttttctacTGCAAAATGGTTGGTTACTTGGGAAATGATTTGGGCTCAGAGTGTGATTTGCGTCCAGCAGATAGTTGTTCTTGCTCTTCTCTGACTTTATCTATGACCAGGTGGAGGAGAATAACCTCTTAAAGGCTGAGCTTCAGAGAAGATATCTGGAGCTTGCCAAATATGTAAGTCGTTTGATTTTCATTGTTCTGGTGAAAGGACTGATTTCTGTTGACATTTCCATGGCATGCGTTTTGGGTTTCTCTGACCAAAGTTGTGGTATATATGTGTGTTAATatggtagttttttttgtctctatcTTCCTTAGAAATCAGGAGAATCCTTGCCTCAGACATCTGATCTCCACTCGAATGCTACAACCGGTGGGTCTTCCCCGTTACACCTTTTGGCCGCTGGTGTTAATCCAGTTGACCGGGGGAAGGGAAAAATCAATGCTTCAGGTGCTGATTCGTCAGGTATGCTGGTTGTTCATCAGCAAGTGTATCTAAATGGAGAGGAAGCTACTGTGAGTCATCGTTCTGAAGACCATTCTGAGGGAATCATGACTAATGGCATTGTCAGAGGAACTGTAGGTGTTGCGGGAGCCTCTCAATTTTCTTCGTCGCCATCTACAATATCATTGTCTCCTATGAGGTATTGAACCTCTTATGAACACTGGCCCCCGTAATGCAGTTTTATGTTTATCGCATGGTTAAGCTATATGAACATGAAGGCAGAGTGTattcttgtaagttgtaaccaaaATCTGTTTTTCCTTTGTTAGACCGCTATTGGAAGGAGATCACTCGCACATCAACTCATTTTCTCATGAGTTGATGCCAGTAGGTGGAGTGAATAATTCGGGCACCGCATGGAAGCAGGTCACACTCTTACtatctctttttcctttctatTGAAAGTCTGAGAATGTTTCCCTAACTATACAATTATCCAGGAGCTCATTCACAAGGTCCAAGAACAGGACCAAGAGATTTTGCGCTTACGAAAATATCTTGCTGATTATTCTGTCAAGGTGAATCGCTTGTTTTAATCTCTAGTTTTTTTATGCAGACGTGGTTGATTTTAAGTACATTGTTTAACTAACCCTTTGGCCTTTTTTTTAAGGAAGCCCAAATACGAAatgaaacatatgttttagaaaaaCGTATTGCGCACATGCGTTTGGTGAgcttctctttctatttttttttaaatctgtaCACATGGTTAGTTACTTATTCTGGTAACACTTAGGGACTATTTTTCCTTCTTGTTGTGACAGGCAtttgatcaacaacaacaagacctTATTGATGCTGCATCAAAATCTCTCTCATACAGACAAGAGATCATTGAGGAAAATATTCGCTTAACATATGCCTTACAGGTATTATCTTGTATCTTTGGGTACACTTTTCTTTCGTTTATAGTTCGTTTTATAATCCTTTTTGGTTGGAATCCAGTTATCATCATTTCTTACCGATCGTTTTTAAGGGTTCAATTggcaaaaattcaaatttgtctTTGACATCTCACTTTcattttataaatctatatttaaaatGCCTTTTGGTTCTATCAGGCTGCAGAGCAAGAGAGATCTACTTTTGTGTCGTACTTGTTGCCTCTTCTGTCAGAATATTCGCTGCATCCACAAATTTCTGATTCTCAGTCTATTGTTAGCAGTGTGAAGGTTAGAACCAAAATCTCTACAAAATGATTTTCTGTTGAATAGTAGTTTTTGGCTGGAGACTTGTCAACTTTGCCTCCCTTGAAATTcattaaagtaaaaaacaatacaGAAAAAGTGATAAAATGGTTTCCTCAGTAACTTTTGAGCACCATAGAGAGAACTAAAGTGACTGATAGAGATCCTTGCTTCCTTGATGTGGGGGGTGAAGTTTTTTATTGTCTCTTTCCCGTCACCGCATGTGATTGATGTTTACATCATATTCAGGTTCTATTTAGGCATCTGCAGGAGAAGCTCCATCTTACTGAGGTATGATATGCGGGTATGGGGTTTGCTGACACCATATTTCAGCGTTTGTAATTACAGTTTAGTCCCATGGTATTTGCTGGAGCTATTGGCTACTGATCTATGATCAGGTGATTTGTTctgatcttttttcttttctggtatTAGACAAAGCTAAAGGAGACAGAGTACCAGTTAGCACCGTGGCAGTCAGATGTAAATCACTCAAATGCGTC contains:
- the LOC104734867 gene encoding uncharacterized protein LOC104734867 isoform X4; this encodes MDNGHEERFAQRFSGVGLGESSGSHENDVKNDSLFQVIKAVEAAEATIKQQVEENNLLKAELQRRYLELAKYKSGESLPQTSDLHSNATTGGSSPLHLLAAGVNPVDRGKGKINASGADSSGMLVVHQQVYLNGEEATVSHRSEDHSEGIMTNGIVRGTVGVAGASQFSSSPSTISLSPMRPLLEGDHSHINSFSHELMPVGGVNNSGTAWKQELIHKVQEQDQEILRLRKYLADYSVKEAQIRNETYVLEKRIAHMRLAFDQQQQDLIDAASKSLSYRQEIIEENIRLTYALQAAEQERSTFVSYLLPLLSEYSLHPQISDSQSIVSSVKVLFRHLQEKLHLTETKLKETEYQLAPWQSDVNHSNASPLSAYQPVGVGLRYSTDPEHHHQDGRGGSAASNYHFDDPESRSPAFQMPVQPALNQDESHGPNNRVQFREPLSNTFMDDAYAEEQADTNQTLENSTYVAVDDPSPSNYPILAPVLEEPSSSISEAADEDPLPGIADLQISGEPFPGRELQVSGHSINGTTKCNFEWVRHLEDGSVNYIDGAKRPNYLVTADDVDLYLAIEVHPLDDKNRKGELVRVFANENCKITCHPEMQSHIEKSLYNGHALYKIGYMDIWEAATLSIKKEGYSIKPNNDPVITEKFSSSTAIVIPFDQPADFVIIGTDGVEHLCRVENDATDLSCSRDTIVLTLRLFLKKALQRKKQKKKGFLFNK
- the LOC104734867 gene encoding uncharacterized protein LOC104734867 isoform X2, with amino-acid sequence MDNGHEERFAQRFSGVGLGESSGSHENDVKNDSLFQVIKAVEAAEATIKQQVEENNLLKAELQRRYLELAKYKSGESLPQTSDLHSNATTGGSSPLHLLAAGVNPVDRGKGKINASGADSSGMLVVHQQVYLNGEEATVSHRSEDHSEGIMTNGIVRGTVGVAGASQFSSSPSTISLSPMRPLLEGDHSHINSFSHELMPVGGVNNSGTAWKQELIHKVQEQDQEILRLRKYLADYSVKEAQIRNETYVLEKRIAHMRLAFDQQQQDLIDAASKSLSYRQEIIEENIRLTYALQAAEQERSTFVSYLLPLLSEYSLHPQISDSQSIVSSVKVLFRHLQEKLHLTETKLKETEYQLAPWQSDVNHSNASPLSAYQPVGVGLRYSTDPEHHHQDGRGGSAASNYHFDDPERSPAFQMPVQPALNQDESHGPNNRVQFREPLSNTFMDDAYAEEQADTNQTLENSTYVAVDDPSPSNYPILAPVLEEPSSSISEAADEDPLPGIADLQISGEPFPGRELQVSGHSINGTTKCNFEWVRHLEDGSVNYIDGAKRPNYLVTADDVDLYLAIEVHPLDDKNRKGELVRVFANENCKITCHPEMQSHIEKSLYNGHALYKVTYSIGYMDIWEAATLSIKKEGYSIKPNNDPVITEKFSSSTAIVIPFDQPADFVIIGTDGVEHLCRVENDATDLSCSRDTIVLTLRLFLKKALQRKKQKKKGFLFNK
- the LOC104734865 gene encoding uncharacterized protein At5g08430 — its product is MGDITWVEEGNNNVSAVSSRKRKARPKRFEFVGWGSRQLIEFLQSLGKDTTDMISRYDVTDTIAKYIAKEGLLDLSNKKKVKCDRRLLSLFGTRTIFRMRVYDLLEKHYAENQDDSDFDFLYDDETPQIICHSDKVAKMGTKVVVKKPRARGTFAAIVSDNIKLLYLRKSLVQELLKSPDTFEGKMLGSFVRVKSDPNDYLQKNPYQLVQVTGVKKEHGTDDFLLQVTNYMTDVSISVLSDDNFSQEECEDLQQRIKNELLKKPTIVEMEEKARSLHEDQTKHWLGREIIQLQRLIDRANEKGWRRELSEYLEKKVLLQNPEEQARLFREVPEVIEEKLVPNPEASPEAHNSDNEQQLSESPLSCIQETPEVRNLFGGEDQQCNGYLISNPSTTPGITSHAMEINERLPTWIASTGDEYLHGDVEQPANGITGGETPIKESEVSQLQSSISVTNPNNVSQAQPNPSEIIELSDDEEDDNDDGETLDPRVEDVQVPCYDKEKLNWLYNDPQGHIQGPFSLMQLKAWSDADYFSRTFRVWMTGQSMESAVLLTDVLRRV
- the LOC104734867 gene encoding uncharacterized protein LOC104734867 isoform X1: MDNGHEERFAQRFSGVGLGESSGSHENDVKNDSLFQVIKAVEAAEATIKQQVEENNLLKAELQRRYLELAKYKSGESLPQTSDLHSNATTGGSSPLHLLAAGVNPVDRGKGKINASGADSSGMLVVHQQVYLNGEEATVSHRSEDHSEGIMTNGIVRGTVGVAGASQFSSSPSTISLSPMRPLLEGDHSHINSFSHELMPVGGVNNSGTAWKQELIHKVQEQDQEILRLRKYLADYSVKEAQIRNETYVLEKRIAHMRLAFDQQQQDLIDAASKSLSYRQEIIEENIRLTYALQAAEQERSTFVSYLLPLLSEYSLHPQISDSQSIVSSVKVLFRHLQEKLHLTETKLKETEYQLAPWQSDVNHSNASPLSAYQPVGVGLRYSTDPEHHHQDGRGGSAASNYHFDDPESRSPAFQMPVQPALNQDESHGPNNRVQFREPLSNTFMDDAYAEEQADTNQTLENSTYVAVDDPSPSNYPILAPVLEEPSSSISEAADEDPLPGIADLQISGEPFPGRELQVSGHSINGTTKCNFEWVRHLEDGSVNYIDGAKRPNYLVTADDVDLYLAIEVHPLDDKNRKGELVRVFANENCKITCHPEMQSHIEKSLYNGHALYKVTYSIGYMDIWEAATLSIKKEGYSIKPNNDPVITEKFSSSTAIVIPFDQPADFVIIGTDGVEHLCRVENDATDLSCSRDTIVLTLRLFLKKALQRKKQKKKGFLFNK
- the LOC104734867 gene encoding uncharacterized protein LOC104734867 isoform X3; protein product: MDNGHEERFAQRFSGVGLGESSGSHENDVKNDSLFQVIKAVEAAEATIKQQVEENNLLKAELQRRYLELAKYKSGESLPQTSDLHSNATTGGSSPLHLLAAGVNPVDRGKGKINASGADSSGMLVVHQQVYLNGEEATVSHRSEDHSEGIMTNGIVRGTVGVAGASQFSSSPSTISLSPMRPLLEGDHSHINSFSHELMPVGGVNNSGTAWKQELIHKVQEQDQEILRLRKYLADYSVKEAQIRNETYVLEKRIAHMRLAFDQQQQDLIDAASKSLSYRQEIIEENIRLTYALQAAEQERSTFVSYLLPLLSEYSLHPQISDSQSIVSSVKVLFRHLQEKLHLTETKLKETEYQLAPWQSDVNHSNASPLSAYQPVGVGLRYSTDPEHHHQDGRGGSAASNYHFDDPESRSPAFQMPVQPALNQDESHGPNNRVQFREPLSNTFMDDAYAEEQADTNQTLENSTYVAVDDPSPSNYPILAPVLEEPSSSISEDEDPLPGIADLQISGEPFPGRELQVSGHSINGTTKCNFEWVRHLEDGSVNYIDGAKRPNYLVTADDVDLYLAIEVHPLDDKNRKGELVRVFANENCKITCHPEMQSHIEKSLYNGHALYKVTYSIGYMDIWEAATLSIKKEGYSIKPNNDPVITEKFSSSTAIVIPFDQPADFVIIGTDGVEHLCRVENDATDLSCSRDTIVLTLRLFLKKALQRKKQKKKGFLFNK